The Chroicocephalus ridibundus chromosome 3, bChrRid1.1, whole genome shotgun sequence genome has a segment encoding these proteins:
- the URB2 gene encoding unhealthy ribosome biogenesis protein 2 homolog isoform X1: MGAELPPRIGDRLALPGGDQRAAWARRNSEGRPGTGCVCGSHLVARGGPLCRLPMAAIYSGIYLKLKSAKTPWEDKIKLARFAWVSHQCVLPNKEQVLLDWVSHALVSYYNKKFELEEEVVEKLWAYLDNVIHSRRLQNLLKSGKTIGLSFSIAQVINERLSQACSQKTQQNIGTVLSCSSGILSTPSLSIIYTAKCELLVDLLSKLSKLACQQLASDDTVGSQVFSVLQLTFAQYLLIQRQQTNPNRVFGQVTSHLLQPCLLLRHLLTVRSWTQADDNHVRQHLSREIRNQVETLLQAGLFQPELLSSYKEELLPEQELQVKKKGALKSLLLPVNTVQTKLSSGFCEPALHGAVVAGSVSLLYKLFLDSYCKAENHLACFHMLSRLFSCLRFPALQQGILSPADWSTELLALEQLLNLVLSSDIYNVASDRIRHKEIQFGFYRKLAQMLVSHSQASIPAWFRCLKLLMSLNHLIIEPDLDALVASAWIDAEVSEPRTKKPQEALISTMFQTYSKLRQFPRLFEEVLTVICRPAADELRLPVFSAGLTGKLRECLLELPPNQILDILCLCVEKCQTLIIPAVERSADMALKLLSLSSVLHAFLFNMRSLDDITPSPVVLRTQSLLSKMQKGIIQPLMELLQAPRREEEKSDLWLRKASDSALLLVYTWVEVDTLFRLSCSKYVSPAAEIAGAVTASAARRWGIPAFLSGVEEQCWERVVELANSFASTSKYCLELLTLQKIKMILMQTEADLQALQHAAALILESGRSSMSRGESEPWDGDISAISDLTYPTAHWHLVISNLTILLPYLSLKDVEYIANVLLETLVLAKAQEAAADQEPSISIGKISLGLMHSSFLPEMMVLHCTFLTSLIHRFTRVLPSAARDSVDLPLQQLSAGNIPWHEEILASCRPVDPLEAPSENKLLKDEVSLSRKTLEKVAQCIILLAKNGRPLILKESQLESCLGLLEIASLLKLDSLLPSDCTRCFLVLLSLLANTRASASCSKPLLLKFLSTCFHLLRCLHAGRNANSVFKVFHASDVLETVMTSQLTASKFFTDVLTVPDWAQYLQEVQAFLEDFLRMIVERRQSVKLNLEKFMSFLMSCEPDIGAAKSKGWKNWNPAAGQLLLMAFTTLCQVITLYLEQLPQKKLQSTDVLSALLEPVVLQMVRTVEQGLQSNTQNQPLPVTFIPSVTTLLKADLSHAVKRDWQKEPSGFLEQPRIKLYQKFYSQILRELPCAGDNLQFLQSALQFLTVFCSVPELYPGEETAVTVVFAIKKLLAGAAVTTQVIQSVETELTEVLVQLLGSCSAEEFYTIMRLVLQGLEMKNIWQQKAKEVLSAVTLMKLLLSCPLRGDKEKAFWFASPQIITALAMQTKEACQDQSLIPTIVVPILETVAALLRQGEGVILNPHHVALAFSILLTVPLDHLKTEDYRSIFLGVHEVLFSIVQCHPKVLLKAAPSFLNSFHRLVVSVMHEGRQKGDKGNTDEFEVILKCARLVERMYTHITAEMEDFTVFSAFIVAQYVTELQKVTLHPAVKKHLTEGIYRILDLCIERDIKFLNTSLPAGVREVFKDLYNDYNHYHKAKKQGEEKYTA; encoded by the exons gTCATAAATGAAAGATTATCGCAGGCCTGTTCtcaaaaaacacagcaaaacattGGCACAGTGCTGAGTTGCTCCAGTGGCATTCTTTCTACTCCGTCACTCTCCATCATTTACACAGCAAAGTGTGAGCTCTTGGTTGATCTCCTCAGCAAGCTGTCCAAGCTGGCATGTCAGCAGCTGGCTTCTGATGACACCGTGGGCTCCCAGGTGTTCAGTGTCCTCCAACTTACCTTTGCTCAGTACCTCCTGATCCAGAGGCAGCAAACCAACCCGAATCGTGTGTTTGGGCAAGTGACAAGTCACTTGCTCCAGCCATGTCTGCTCCTGAGGCACTTGCTGACTGTGAGGAGCTGGACACAAGCAGATGACAACCACGTGCGTCAGCACCTGAGCAGGGAAATACGAAACCAAGTAGAAACTTTGTTGCAGGCTGGGTTATTCCAACCTGAGCTTTTATCATCTTACAaagaggagctgctgccagaACAGGAACTCCAAGTGAAGAAGAAAGGAGCTTTGAAAAGTCTTTTGCTACCAGTCAATACAGTGCAGACCAAGCTGAGCAGTGGCTTTTGTGAACCTGCCCTCCATGGAGCTGTTGTGGCTGGTTCAGTGTCCCTGCTATATAAGCTCTTTCTGGACTCATACTGTAAGGCAGAAAACCACCTTGCGTGTTTCCATATGCTCAGCAGGCTTTTTAGCTGTCTCAGGTTCCCTGCCCTACAGCAGGGAATACTCTCCCCTGCGGATTGGAGCACAGAGCTACTTGCTTTGGAACAGCTTCTGAACTTGGTGCTTAGCAGTGATATCTATAATGTTGCCAGTGACCGTATCCGGCACAAGGAGATACAATTTGGGTTTTACCGCAAGCTAGCACAGATGTTGGTGAGTCACTCCCAAGCTTCCATCCCTGCTTGGTTCAGGTGTCTCAAGCTCTTGATGTCGTTAAACCACCTTATAATAGAGCCAGACTTGGATGCCTTAGTAGCCTCAGCTTGGATTGATGCTGAGGTCTCCGAGCCACGTACGAAGAAGCCCCAGGAGGCTCTCATCAGCACCATGTTTCAGACTTACTCCAAGCTGCGACAGTTCCCACGGCTCTTTGAGGAGGTGCTGACAGTCATTTGCCGGCCAGCTGCTGATGAACTGAGGCTGCCTGTCTTCTCTGCTGGCCTGACAGGAAAGCTTCGCGAGTGCCTCCTTGAACTGCCACCCAACCAGATTCTGGAcattttgtgtctctgtgtggAGAAATGCCAGACCCTTATCATTCCTGCTGTTGAAAGGTCAGCTGACATGGCCTTGAAGCTGCTCTCACTGAGCTCAGtgctgcatgcttttctgttcAACATGAGAAGCCTAGATGATATCACTCCTTCCCCTGTGGTTCTTCGCACTCAGAGTCTGCTGTCAAAGATGCAGAAGGGAATAATCCAGCCActgatggagctgctgcaggctcctagaagagaggaagagaagtcaGACCTTTGGCTAAGAAAGGCCAGTGACTCTGCTCTCCTCCTTGTTTACACTTGGGTTGAGGTGGACACTTTGTTTCGTCTTAGCTGCAGTAAATATGTGTCTCCAGCAGCTGAAATTGCTGGTGCTGTTACTGcatctgctgcaaggcgctggggcatTCCAGCTTTCCTCTCTGGTGTGGAAGAGCAGTGCTGGGAGAGAGTCGTGGAACTTGCAAATAGTTTTGCCTCCACTAGTAAATATTGCTTAGAACTGCTCACGCTTCAGAAAATTAAGATGATCTTAATGCAGACCGAAGCTGACCTACAGGCCTTGCAGCATGCTGCAGCTTTGATCCTGGAGTCTGGGAGATCCAGCATGAGCAGGGGAGAATCTGAACCATGGGATGGAGATATCAGCGCGATAAGTGATCTTACCTATCCCACGGCCCACTGGCACCTTGTCATCTCCAACCTGACTATCCTGTTGCCGTATCTTTCCCTGAAAGATGTAGAGTATATTGCAAATGTGCTTCTAGAGACGTTAGTATTGGCCAAAGCTCAGGAAGCGGCTGCAGACCAGGAGCCTTCCATCAGCATTGGAAAGATATCACTTGGTTTGATGCATAGCTCCTTTCTCCCAGAAATGATGGTCCTGCATTGTACTTTTCTGACCAGTCTTATTCATCGGTTCACTAGGGTGCTGCCCTCTGCTGCCAGGGATTCAGTAGATCTGCCACTTCAGCAGCTGTCTGCAGGTAATATCCCTTGGCACGAAGAAATCCTGGCTTCTTGCAGACCTGTTGACCCGTTAGAAGCACCATCAGAAAACAAACTGCTGAAGGATGAGGTCAGCTTGTCTCGGAAAACACTGGAGAAAGTTGCCCAATGTATAATATTGTTAGCAAAAAATGGCCGCCCCCTCATCCTGAAAGAAAGCCAGCTAGAAAGCTGCTTGGGTTTGCTCGAAATTGCTTCCCTTCTGAAACTAGACAGTCTTCTTCCCTCTGACTGTACCCGGTGTTTTCTGGTGCTGCTGTCCCTGCTAGCTAATACCAGGGCTAGTGCCTCTTGCAGCAAACCCTTATTGCTGAAGTTTTTAAGTACCTGCTTCCACCTCCTGAGGTGCCTGCACGCTGGCAGGAATGCCAACTCTGTTTTTAAGGTGTTTCATGCCAGCGATGTTCTTGAGACTGTCATGACATCCCAGCTTACAGCTAGCAAATTCTTCACTGATGTTTTGACTGTTCCTGATTGGGCACAGTATCTCCAGGAAGTCCAAGCCTTTTTGGAAGACTTTCTTCGGATGATTGTTGAGAGAAGGCAAAGTGTGAAGCTCAACTTGGAAAAGTTCATGTCTTTCCTGATGAGCTGCGAGCCAGACATTGGTGCAGCCAAAAGCAAAGGCTGGAAAAACTGGAATCCTGCAGCCGGGCAGTTACTGCTCATGGCATTCACCACACTGTGTCAAGTCATCACACTCTACCTAGAGCAGCTGCCACAAAAGAAGCTGCAGTCTACGGATGTACTGTCTGCTCTGTTGGAGCCTGTAGTTCTGCAGATGGTCAGAACTGTTGAACAGGGTCTTCAGAGTAACACCCAAAACCAGCCTTTGCCTGTGACATTCATACCATCTGTCACTACACTTCTCAAAGCAGATCTGAGCCATGCTGTCAAGAGGGACTGGCAGAAGGAGCCCAGTGGGTTTTTAGAGCAACCCCGTATTAAACTGTACCAAAAGTTTTACTCCCAGATACTGAGAGAGCTGCCCTGCGCGGGAGATAATCTGCAGTTCCTTCAGTCTGCATTGCAGTTCCTGACAGTCTTCTGCTCAGTGCCAGAGCTGTATCCTGGAGAAGAAACTGCGGTCACGGTTGTTTTTGCTATAAAAAAGCTTCTTGCTG GTGCTGCAGTCACAACCCAGGTGATCCAAAGTGTGGAGACGGAGCTGACAGAGGTACTTGtccagctgctgggaagctgctctgctgaggagTTTTATACCATAATGAGGCTTGTGCTGCAAGGACTGGAAATGAAGAACATTTGGCAACAGAAGGCTAAA GAAGTATTGTCGGCTGTTACGCTAATGAAATTGTTGCTCAGCTGCCCATTACGTGGAGACAAAGAGAAAGCTTTCTGGTTTGCCAGCCCACAGATAATCACAGCTTTAGCT ATGCAAACCAAAGAGGCCTGTCAGGACCAGTCACTGATTCCCACCATAGTTGTACCTATTCTAGAGACCGTAGCAGCTCTGCTAAGGCAAGGAGAAGGGGTTATTTTGAATCCACACCATGTGGCATTGGCTTTCAGCATTCTCCTAACGGTTCCTCTGGATCATCTGAAGACAGAAGACTATCGCAGTATCTTCCTGGGAGTCCATGAAGTGCTCTTCTCTATTGTGCAATGTCATCCAAAG GTGCTGTTGAAAGCAGCACCGTCTTTTCTGAACAGTTTCCATCGTCTGGTTGTTTCTGTGATGCATGAAGGACGTCAGAAAGGAGACAAAG GCAACACAGATGAGTTTGAAGTTATACTGAAGTGTGCACGCTTAGTGGAACGGATGTATACTCATATCACTGCAGAAATGGAGGACTTCactgtgttttctgctttcattgtGGCTCAGTATGTGACTGAGTTGCAGAAG GTCACTTTGCACCCGGCTGTTAAGAAACATCTCACAGAAGGGATATATCGCATCCTTGACCTTTGCATTGAACGGGACATCAAGTTCTTAAATACGTCGCTACCAGCAGGTGTAAGGGAGGTCTTTAAGGATCTGTATAATGATTACAACCACtatcacaaagcaaaaaaacagggGGAGGAAAAGTATACTGCGTGA
- the URB2 gene encoding unhealthy ribosome biogenesis protein 2 homolog isoform X2, with translation MAAIYSGIYLKLKSAKTPWEDKIKLARFAWVSHQCVLPNKEQVLLDWVSHALVSYYNKKFELEEEVVEKLWAYLDNVIHSRRLQNLLKSGKTIGLSFSIAQVINERLSQACSQKTQQNIGTVLSCSSGILSTPSLSIIYTAKCELLVDLLSKLSKLACQQLASDDTVGSQVFSVLQLTFAQYLLIQRQQTNPNRVFGQVTSHLLQPCLLLRHLLTVRSWTQADDNHVRQHLSREIRNQVETLLQAGLFQPELLSSYKEELLPEQELQVKKKGALKSLLLPVNTVQTKLSSGFCEPALHGAVVAGSVSLLYKLFLDSYCKAENHLACFHMLSRLFSCLRFPALQQGILSPADWSTELLALEQLLNLVLSSDIYNVASDRIRHKEIQFGFYRKLAQMLVSHSQASIPAWFRCLKLLMSLNHLIIEPDLDALVASAWIDAEVSEPRTKKPQEALISTMFQTYSKLRQFPRLFEEVLTVICRPAADELRLPVFSAGLTGKLRECLLELPPNQILDILCLCVEKCQTLIIPAVERSADMALKLLSLSSVLHAFLFNMRSLDDITPSPVVLRTQSLLSKMQKGIIQPLMELLQAPRREEEKSDLWLRKASDSALLLVYTWVEVDTLFRLSCSKYVSPAAEIAGAVTASAARRWGIPAFLSGVEEQCWERVVELANSFASTSKYCLELLTLQKIKMILMQTEADLQALQHAAALILESGRSSMSRGESEPWDGDISAISDLTYPTAHWHLVISNLTILLPYLSLKDVEYIANVLLETLVLAKAQEAAADQEPSISIGKISLGLMHSSFLPEMMVLHCTFLTSLIHRFTRVLPSAARDSVDLPLQQLSAGNIPWHEEILASCRPVDPLEAPSENKLLKDEVSLSRKTLEKVAQCIILLAKNGRPLILKESQLESCLGLLEIASLLKLDSLLPSDCTRCFLVLLSLLANTRASASCSKPLLLKFLSTCFHLLRCLHAGRNANSVFKVFHASDVLETVMTSQLTASKFFTDVLTVPDWAQYLQEVQAFLEDFLRMIVERRQSVKLNLEKFMSFLMSCEPDIGAAKSKGWKNWNPAAGQLLLMAFTTLCQVITLYLEQLPQKKLQSTDVLSALLEPVVLQMVRTVEQGLQSNTQNQPLPVTFIPSVTTLLKADLSHAVKRDWQKEPSGFLEQPRIKLYQKFYSQILRELPCAGDNLQFLQSALQFLTVFCSVPELYPGEETAVTVVFAIKKLLAGAAVTTQVIQSVETELTEVLVQLLGSCSAEEFYTIMRLVLQGLEMKNIWQQKAKEVLSAVTLMKLLLSCPLRGDKEKAFWFASPQIITALAMQTKEACQDQSLIPTIVVPILETVAALLRQGEGVILNPHHVALAFSILLTVPLDHLKTEDYRSIFLGVHEVLFSIVQCHPKVLLKAAPSFLNSFHRLVVSVMHEGRQKGDKGNTDEFEVILKCARLVERMYTHITAEMEDFTVFSAFIVAQYVTELQKVTLHPAVKKHLTEGIYRILDLCIERDIKFLNTSLPAGVREVFKDLYNDYNHYHKAKKQGEEKYTA, from the exons gTCATAAATGAAAGATTATCGCAGGCCTGTTCtcaaaaaacacagcaaaacattGGCACAGTGCTGAGTTGCTCCAGTGGCATTCTTTCTACTCCGTCACTCTCCATCATTTACACAGCAAAGTGTGAGCTCTTGGTTGATCTCCTCAGCAAGCTGTCCAAGCTGGCATGTCAGCAGCTGGCTTCTGATGACACCGTGGGCTCCCAGGTGTTCAGTGTCCTCCAACTTACCTTTGCTCAGTACCTCCTGATCCAGAGGCAGCAAACCAACCCGAATCGTGTGTTTGGGCAAGTGACAAGTCACTTGCTCCAGCCATGTCTGCTCCTGAGGCACTTGCTGACTGTGAGGAGCTGGACACAAGCAGATGACAACCACGTGCGTCAGCACCTGAGCAGGGAAATACGAAACCAAGTAGAAACTTTGTTGCAGGCTGGGTTATTCCAACCTGAGCTTTTATCATCTTACAaagaggagctgctgccagaACAGGAACTCCAAGTGAAGAAGAAAGGAGCTTTGAAAAGTCTTTTGCTACCAGTCAATACAGTGCAGACCAAGCTGAGCAGTGGCTTTTGTGAACCTGCCCTCCATGGAGCTGTTGTGGCTGGTTCAGTGTCCCTGCTATATAAGCTCTTTCTGGACTCATACTGTAAGGCAGAAAACCACCTTGCGTGTTTCCATATGCTCAGCAGGCTTTTTAGCTGTCTCAGGTTCCCTGCCCTACAGCAGGGAATACTCTCCCCTGCGGATTGGAGCACAGAGCTACTTGCTTTGGAACAGCTTCTGAACTTGGTGCTTAGCAGTGATATCTATAATGTTGCCAGTGACCGTATCCGGCACAAGGAGATACAATTTGGGTTTTACCGCAAGCTAGCACAGATGTTGGTGAGTCACTCCCAAGCTTCCATCCCTGCTTGGTTCAGGTGTCTCAAGCTCTTGATGTCGTTAAACCACCTTATAATAGAGCCAGACTTGGATGCCTTAGTAGCCTCAGCTTGGATTGATGCTGAGGTCTCCGAGCCACGTACGAAGAAGCCCCAGGAGGCTCTCATCAGCACCATGTTTCAGACTTACTCCAAGCTGCGACAGTTCCCACGGCTCTTTGAGGAGGTGCTGACAGTCATTTGCCGGCCAGCTGCTGATGAACTGAGGCTGCCTGTCTTCTCTGCTGGCCTGACAGGAAAGCTTCGCGAGTGCCTCCTTGAACTGCCACCCAACCAGATTCTGGAcattttgtgtctctgtgtggAGAAATGCCAGACCCTTATCATTCCTGCTGTTGAAAGGTCAGCTGACATGGCCTTGAAGCTGCTCTCACTGAGCTCAGtgctgcatgcttttctgttcAACATGAGAAGCCTAGATGATATCACTCCTTCCCCTGTGGTTCTTCGCACTCAGAGTCTGCTGTCAAAGATGCAGAAGGGAATAATCCAGCCActgatggagctgctgcaggctcctagaagagaggaagagaagtcaGACCTTTGGCTAAGAAAGGCCAGTGACTCTGCTCTCCTCCTTGTTTACACTTGGGTTGAGGTGGACACTTTGTTTCGTCTTAGCTGCAGTAAATATGTGTCTCCAGCAGCTGAAATTGCTGGTGCTGTTACTGcatctgctgcaaggcgctggggcatTCCAGCTTTCCTCTCTGGTGTGGAAGAGCAGTGCTGGGAGAGAGTCGTGGAACTTGCAAATAGTTTTGCCTCCACTAGTAAATATTGCTTAGAACTGCTCACGCTTCAGAAAATTAAGATGATCTTAATGCAGACCGAAGCTGACCTACAGGCCTTGCAGCATGCTGCAGCTTTGATCCTGGAGTCTGGGAGATCCAGCATGAGCAGGGGAGAATCTGAACCATGGGATGGAGATATCAGCGCGATAAGTGATCTTACCTATCCCACGGCCCACTGGCACCTTGTCATCTCCAACCTGACTATCCTGTTGCCGTATCTTTCCCTGAAAGATGTAGAGTATATTGCAAATGTGCTTCTAGAGACGTTAGTATTGGCCAAAGCTCAGGAAGCGGCTGCAGACCAGGAGCCTTCCATCAGCATTGGAAAGATATCACTTGGTTTGATGCATAGCTCCTTTCTCCCAGAAATGATGGTCCTGCATTGTACTTTTCTGACCAGTCTTATTCATCGGTTCACTAGGGTGCTGCCCTCTGCTGCCAGGGATTCAGTAGATCTGCCACTTCAGCAGCTGTCTGCAGGTAATATCCCTTGGCACGAAGAAATCCTGGCTTCTTGCAGACCTGTTGACCCGTTAGAAGCACCATCAGAAAACAAACTGCTGAAGGATGAGGTCAGCTTGTCTCGGAAAACACTGGAGAAAGTTGCCCAATGTATAATATTGTTAGCAAAAAATGGCCGCCCCCTCATCCTGAAAGAAAGCCAGCTAGAAAGCTGCTTGGGTTTGCTCGAAATTGCTTCCCTTCTGAAACTAGACAGTCTTCTTCCCTCTGACTGTACCCGGTGTTTTCTGGTGCTGCTGTCCCTGCTAGCTAATACCAGGGCTAGTGCCTCTTGCAGCAAACCCTTATTGCTGAAGTTTTTAAGTACCTGCTTCCACCTCCTGAGGTGCCTGCACGCTGGCAGGAATGCCAACTCTGTTTTTAAGGTGTTTCATGCCAGCGATGTTCTTGAGACTGTCATGACATCCCAGCTTACAGCTAGCAAATTCTTCACTGATGTTTTGACTGTTCCTGATTGGGCACAGTATCTCCAGGAAGTCCAAGCCTTTTTGGAAGACTTTCTTCGGATGATTGTTGAGAGAAGGCAAAGTGTGAAGCTCAACTTGGAAAAGTTCATGTCTTTCCTGATGAGCTGCGAGCCAGACATTGGTGCAGCCAAAAGCAAAGGCTGGAAAAACTGGAATCCTGCAGCCGGGCAGTTACTGCTCATGGCATTCACCACACTGTGTCAAGTCATCACACTCTACCTAGAGCAGCTGCCACAAAAGAAGCTGCAGTCTACGGATGTACTGTCTGCTCTGTTGGAGCCTGTAGTTCTGCAGATGGTCAGAACTGTTGAACAGGGTCTTCAGAGTAACACCCAAAACCAGCCTTTGCCTGTGACATTCATACCATCTGTCACTACACTTCTCAAAGCAGATCTGAGCCATGCTGTCAAGAGGGACTGGCAGAAGGAGCCCAGTGGGTTTTTAGAGCAACCCCGTATTAAACTGTACCAAAAGTTTTACTCCCAGATACTGAGAGAGCTGCCCTGCGCGGGAGATAATCTGCAGTTCCTTCAGTCTGCATTGCAGTTCCTGACAGTCTTCTGCTCAGTGCCAGAGCTGTATCCTGGAGAAGAAACTGCGGTCACGGTTGTTTTTGCTATAAAAAAGCTTCTTGCTG GTGCTGCAGTCACAACCCAGGTGATCCAAAGTGTGGAGACGGAGCTGACAGAGGTACTTGtccagctgctgggaagctgctctgctgaggagTTTTATACCATAATGAGGCTTGTGCTGCAAGGACTGGAAATGAAGAACATTTGGCAACAGAAGGCTAAA GAAGTATTGTCGGCTGTTACGCTAATGAAATTGTTGCTCAGCTGCCCATTACGTGGAGACAAAGAGAAAGCTTTCTGGTTTGCCAGCCCACAGATAATCACAGCTTTAGCT ATGCAAACCAAAGAGGCCTGTCAGGACCAGTCACTGATTCCCACCATAGTTGTACCTATTCTAGAGACCGTAGCAGCTCTGCTAAGGCAAGGAGAAGGGGTTATTTTGAATCCACACCATGTGGCATTGGCTTTCAGCATTCTCCTAACGGTTCCTCTGGATCATCTGAAGACAGAAGACTATCGCAGTATCTTCCTGGGAGTCCATGAAGTGCTCTTCTCTATTGTGCAATGTCATCCAAAG GTGCTGTTGAAAGCAGCACCGTCTTTTCTGAACAGTTTCCATCGTCTGGTTGTTTCTGTGATGCATGAAGGACGTCAGAAAGGAGACAAAG GCAACACAGATGAGTTTGAAGTTATACTGAAGTGTGCACGCTTAGTGGAACGGATGTATACTCATATCACTGCAGAAATGGAGGACTTCactgtgttttctgctttcattgtGGCTCAGTATGTGACTGAGTTGCAGAAG GTCACTTTGCACCCGGCTGTTAAGAAACATCTCACAGAAGGGATATATCGCATCCTTGACCTTTGCATTGAACGGGACATCAAGTTCTTAAATACGTCGCTACCAGCAGGTGTAAGGGAGGTCTTTAAGGATCTGTATAATGATTACAACCACtatcacaaagcaaaaaaacagggGGAGGAAAAGTATACTGCGTGA